The Acidimicrobiales bacterium DNA window ACGCCACCTCCCGCGGCGCCATCGCCTACCGGGAGCTGGCCAAGGAGGTCAGCGGTGGAGCGCCGCAGCGGGTTGGGTAGGGGCCTGGGGGCGCTGATCCCCCCCGACGTCGACGGCGAGCCCCGGGGCGCGACGGGGCGGGGCGAGCTGCGGGAGCTGGCGGTCAGCGACGTCCACCCGAACCGGTACCAGCCGAGGGCCCACTTCGACGAGGAGTCGCTCGACGCACTGACGGCGTCGGTCCGCGAGCTCGGCGTCCTCCAGCCCGTGCTCGTGCGGGTCGACCCCGAGGGCGGCTACGAGCTCATCGCCGGCGAGCGGCGGTGGCGGGCGGCCAAGCGGGCCGGCCTGCCGACGATCCCCGCCCTCGTCCGCGACGTCGCCGACGCCAGGGCGCTCGAGCAGGCCCTCGTCGAGAACCTCCACCGCCAGGACCTCAACGCCCTGGAGGAGGCGGCCGCCTACCAGCAGCTCATCGAGGACTTCCACCTCACCCACGACCAGGTCGCGGCCCGGGTCGGCAAGAGCCGGGTGGCGGTCAGCAACACGCTCCGGCTGTTCCAGCTGCCGCCATCCATCCAGCGGCTCGTGGCCGACGGCCAGCTGTCCGCCGGCCACGCCCGCGCCCTGCTCGGCACCCCCGACCGCTCCTTCCAGGAGCAGCTGGCCCGCCGGGCCGTGGCCGAGGGGTGGTCGGTGCGCCAGGTGGAGGAGGCGGTGCGGGCCCGGTCCGAGCGGGGCCTTTCGCTCCCGGAGCCGGCCACCCGCCGGCTGCGCCCTCCCGGCCTGCTCGAGCTCGAGGAGCTGCTGTCGTCCCAGCTCGACACGAGGGTGCAGGTGACGATGGGCGCCAAGCGGGGCAGGGTGGTGATCGAGTTCGCCGACCTCGAGGACCTCGAGCGCATCTACCGGGCGATGACGGAAGCCTCACCTGCTGGTTGAGGGTCGCGGGCCGCACCGGCCAGCGTGATCCTCAACTCGAAGTTCTCCCCACGGTGTGGTTAACCCTGTGGAGAACCGTCGGCCTGCACCGGAGTCTCGACCCAGCGGGTGAGAGCACGGGCCAAGGCCTCGACCACCGCTGCAGACCGGGCCACGACCAGGGCAGGAGGGCCGAGCTCGCACCAGGTGGCCGGCATCCGGGTCTCACGCAGCACTGGAAGGCGCATCCCGGTCGGCGCTGCCGGGCCGGCGTCGAGCACCGGCGCGACCTCTTCGCAGAGGAGCTCGGCCAGGCGGCGCCCGCCGGTCGACTCGAACCCTCGAGCGGCGTAGAAGGCGACCGAGCACCCCGGCCCGCCGGCGGTCAGGCCGACGTAGGCGTCGGCGGCGAACTCGTTCGCCTCCCTGGCGTGGGCCGACTGGTCGGGGTGGTGGACGGTGAGGACGGTCGCCCCGACGTCGTGGAGGGCCCGTGCGACCGCGTCGGCCAGGGCCGCCACCCCGCCGGTCTCGCCGACGGCGACCCGCCGCTCGGCCAGCCGCTTCGGGGCCTGGCGCAGGGTCTCCCGCTCGCGCACGACGGCCACGTGCGCCGGGGACCCGACCTTGGCGCCCAGCCGCACCAGGGTGTGGACGCTGTCGGGCCCGCAGATCCCGTCGGCGCCGAGGCCGGCGTTCTTCTGGAAGTCGGTGACGGCGGCCGCCGTGCGGGGCCCGAAGATCCCGTCGACCCGGCCGGCGTCGAAGCCAAGCGCGCCGAGCCGCAGCTGGAGGTCGTGCACGTCCTCGCCCCGCAGCATGGGGGAGCGCAGGTAGAGCAGGCGATCGCCGAGCCGGTACCCGGCCTCGACGAGCGCGGCCCAGGTCTGGCGGCCGCAGATGCCGTCGACCCGGAGGCCGCGGCTCTGCTGGAAGGCCCGGACGGCGGCCTCGGTGGTGGCCCCGAACGCGCCCGGCTCGTCGTCCGCGTCGAAGCCGAGGGCGACGAGCCGGTGCTGGAGGTCCTTCACCGCTTCCGGCGGGCTCTGCGATCCGAGGGGGAGGCCGTCGTCGACAGGCACGACCGCCATTCTTCCCCGCCCGGGCCGGCCGGAGCGCCGGCGATCAGTCGATCAGACGAACTCGGAGAGCTCCTGGAGCAGCTGGGCCTTGCCCTTGGCGCCGACCAGGCGCTTCACCGGCTCGCCCTCCTTGAAGACGATGAGCGTCGGGATGCTCATCACGCCGTAGCGGCGGGCCAGGTCGGGGTGCTCGTCGATGTTCAGCTTCGCCACCCGCAGCTTGCCGGCCTGCTCGGCGGCGATGTCCTCGAGGATCGGGGCGATCATCTTGCACGGCCCGCACCACTCGGCCCAGAAGTCGACGACGACCGGCTCGGTCGCGGCCTTCAGCTCCTCGTCGAAGCTGCCGGCGGTGAGGGTGGCGATGTCGGTGGCCATTGCGTGGTTCCTCTCCTCGGGTGCTCACGACGGCCAACACGGCGGCGCCGCGGCGAATTCCGCGCTACCAGGTCGTCTCGGTGGCCATCTCGTGCTCGCCGTGCGCCTCCAGCCAGCGCTCGAGGTCGATGGCCGCCATGCAGCCGGTGCCGGCGGCGGTGATGGCCTGGCGGTAGGTGTGGTCGGCGACGTCGCCCGCCGCGAACACCCCGGGGACGTTCGTGGCCGTGCCCGGGCCGACCACCAGGTAGCCGGCGTCGTCCATGTCGAGCTGGCCGGCGAACAGCGCCGTGTTCGGGGCGTGGCCGATGGCGACGAACACGCCGCCGGCGGCCAGGTCGTGCTCCTCGGCGGTCTTCACGTTGCGGAGCCGGACCCCCTCGACGGTCGTGTCGCCGAGGATGTCGAGGACCACCGAGTCCCAGACGAAGCGGATCTTGTCGTTCTTGAACGCCCGCTCCTGCATGATCTTCGACGCCCGCAGCTCCGAACGTCGGTGCACGACGGTCACCTCGGAGGCGAACTTCGTCAGGAAGAGGGCCTCCTCCAGGGCCGAGTCGCCGCCGCCGACGACGACGATGGGGCGGTCCCGGAAGAAGAAGCCGTCGCAGGTGGCGCACGTCGACACGCCGTAGCCGAGCAGCCGGCGCTCGTTCTCCAGGCCGAGCATGAGTGACCGCGCCCCAGTCGACACGATCACACTCTTCGCGGTGTACGTCGGTTCTGCGGCATCCGGGTCGCCGACCCAGACCTTGAACGGCCGGGACGACAGGTCGACGCGGGACACCCGCTCGGTGCGGATGTCGGCGCCGAAGCGCATGGCCTGCTCCCGGAAGCGGAGCATGAGCTCGGGGCCCATGATCCCCTCTGGGAAGCCGGGGAAGTTCTCGACCTCGGTGGTCAGCATGAGCTGGCCCCCGGGCTGGTCGCTCGTCGACGACGGCTCGCCCTCGAGGACGAGGGGCGACAGGTTGGCCCTGGCCGTGTACACGGCGGCGGTGAGGCCGGCCGGGCCGGAGCCGATGATGATGACGTTCCGCAGGTCGTTCACGGGTGGTGCTCCCTCGCTGGGTGGCGACCGCGCCGAACGTGCGGGCGGCCGGCCGGATTCCCGGTCAGGCTGCGGCCGGCGCCCGGCGCTTCCGCCACAGCAGCAGCCCGGCCAAGGTGAGCACGGCGCCGACGATCAGGTGGGCGGACCACACCTCGCCCGGCACCAGCACGTCGACCAGCCGGACGAGCGCGGCGACGAGGAGCACGAAGGCGACGATGCCGGCGATGGCGGCGAGCAGCCCGTAGACGATGCCGCGCGCCACGGTGATGGCCGGGCCGGTCGTGCGGTCGCGCACCTGGCCGACGACGCGGACGACCGTGTCGGCGGCCTGGGCCGGCCAGTCGTCGGGGATCGACAGCCGCGTCGACGAGCCGTCCTCGGGGGCCCCAGCCGGGTGCGCCATGGCCGGAGCGTAGTCCGGGGCGGCTCCGCCTAAACCTGGCGTCAGGGCGCGAGGGGGACGGGGCCAGCGAGGACGGCGCACGCCCCGGCGTCGACGGCGACGACCAGCCGCCGGCCGTCGTCGGTGTCGAAGACCTGCACGACCACCGGCGTCCCCCGGTACGTCGCCGTGGCCGTGCCGCTGCGCGTCCCGTCGACGCCGACGTCCTCCGGGGTGAGCTCGTCGCAGGCGGTGAGCATGGCGGCCGACTCGTCGCCGCCGCCGTCCCCGGCCTCGGTGGTCGCGCCGGGCGCAGAGTGCGACGCCACGGAGGGCGCCGGCAGGGCGTCGCGCGTGACGGCGGCCAGCTCCTCGGTCGACGACACCTCGCCCAGGTCGGGGATGGCGTCCGCCCCCGCGGCGGCGCCGGCCCCGGCCGTGTCGAGGTCCTGGGTGGCCTCCGCGGCGCCGCCCCCGGCCCGGTCCTCGGCCACCGGCCCGCTGGCTGCGGTGCCGGCGTCCTCGTCGGGGTCGGCTGCGCCCCGCAGCAGCGGGACGGCGAGGGCCAACACCACGAGGACGGCCGCGGCCGACAGGATGGCGGTGGACCAGCGCCGGCGGCGGGCGACGTCGACGACCGGGGCGACGGCACCGTCCCCGGTGGCGCCCGATGCGGCGGCGGCCATCGCCACGGCCACGGCCTTCGACCTGACGGCGGCGGGCGGGGGCGTCACGGGGGCGGCGACGGCGGCCGCCGCCCGGGCCAGCGCGTCCAGCCGGTCCCTCGCCGCGCCGTCGGCCGCCAGGCGCGCCTCGACGGCCGTCGCCTCGTCGGGCGCCAGCTCGCCGTCCAGGTAGGCGGACAGCTGCTCGTCGGTGGGGGAGCCGGGTTCGGTCATCTCGCGGGGGTTGGACGAGGCGAGCCGGGGCCCGGGTTCCCGGCCAGGCGATCGGCCAGCGCCGCCCGGCCCCTGGCGATCCGGGAGCGGACGGTACCGGGAGGGATGTCGAGCACCTCGGCGATCTCGGCGTAGTCGAGCCCGCACAGGTCGCGGAGCACGACCGCGGCCCGGAACTCGGGGGCCAGGCCGGCGAGCGCGGCGTCGACGTCGACCTTGGCCACGGCGGCGTCGTCGACCCCGCCGGCCACCGCCTCCTCCCCGGGGCGGTCCTCGGGCAGGCCGGGGTCGGGCCGGCGCCGACGGCGGCGGACCTCGTCGAGGGCGGCGTTGGTCGCCACCCGGTAGCACCACGTGGAGAACGCCGACCGGCCGTCGAAGCGGGGGAGGCCGCGGACGATGGCGATCAGCGCCTCCTGGGCGGCGTCGAGCGCGTCGGCGTCGTTCCCGGTGAGCCGCCGGCACACGGCGTGGACCCGGTCGTAGTGGCGGCGCAGCAGCGCGTCGAGGGCCGCCCGGTCGCCGTCCCGGGCCGCGTCCACCAGGGTGCGGTCGTCCGCCTCGGGCGTGATCGGCGGAGCGTAGCGGCGGGCCGCGCTCAGCCCAGGGACAGCTCGTCGAGGATGACGCGGTAGCGGCCGTCGCTGCCCAGCTCGCCCGGGTCGGTGACCCAGAGCAGCAGGTAGGAGCCCTCGGCCTCGCCGAGGTCGAACTCGGCGGTGTCGCCCAGGGCGTCGCGGGCGGCCACCGGCTGGCCCCAGTCCTCGAGGGTCGTGCCGGGCTGCTCGGCCACGTAGACCGACGCCGCCCACCCGGTGCTCTGGGCCACCACCCGCAAGGTGCCGGCCCGCCCGGCCCGGTCGAGGCGGAGGACGAGCCCGACCCCCGGCTTCCCGGCGAGCGTCCGCTGCTCGTAGCCCTCCGAGGTCCACGCCGTCGACGGGTCGCCGTCGAGCAGCCGGCCCACGTCCTCGTCGTTCTCGCGACCGTCACCCGGCGGCGGGTCGAGGATCGTCACCTCGACGATGGCCGACGGCGGCGGCTGGGTGCCGGGGCCGGGATCGACGCCGACCGCGTCTCTGGCCCGCCCGAACAGGTCCTGGCCGGTGCCGGTCCTCGACAGCAGCACCCCGGCGACGCCGAGGCCCACGGCCAGCAGGACGACGAGGACGACCGGCACCAGCCAGCGCCGCTCGGTCTGGCGGAACGACGGCGCGCCGGTCGGCGGCGTGTGGGGCTCGGGCGCCGTCCAGGCCGTGAGGTCGCCGTCCCGGCCCGGGTCGGCGGCCAGCAGCGCGGCCCGGAAGTCGCCGGCGGTGGCGTAGCGGGCCTGGGCCTCGCGGGCCATGGCCCGCAGCACCACGGCCTCCAGCCGCCTGGGCACCCCGGCCCGCACCGACCGGGGAGGCAGCGGGTCGCGGTGCAGCCGGGCCAGGGCCGTCGCCACCTCGCTGTCGGCCTCGAACGGGGCCCGGCCGGTCAGCACCTCGTAGAGGACGACGCCGAGCGAGTACACGTCGCTGCGGGGGGTGACCGGCTCGCCGCCGACCTGCTCGGGCGAGAGGTACTTGGCCGTCCCGAGCATGGCGCCGGTCTCGGTGAGGTCGCCGATGTCGACCGCCTTGGCGATGCCGAAGTCGCCGACCATCACCCGGCCGTCCTCGGACAGCAGGATGTTGGCCGGCTTGACGTCGCGGTGCACGACCCCCCGGCGGTGGGCGACCTCCAGCGCGTCGGCCACCTGCCCGATCACGTCGATGGCGTCCGACGGCGCCAGCGGGCCCGACCGGTCGAGGCGGTCGCGCAGGGTCGCCCCCCGCACCAGCTCCATGACGATGGCCTCGACGCCGTCGTCGGAGCAGGTGTCGAAGATCGACACGATCGACGGGTGCGACAGCCGGGCGGCGGCGATGGCCTCGGCCCTGAACCGCTCGACGAAGGACCGGTCGGCGGCCAGGTGGGCGTGGAGGATCTTCACCGCCACCGGCCGGGCGAGGACCTCGTCGACCCCCTCCCACACCTGGGCCATGCCGCCGGTGGCGAGGCGGCGGACCAACCGGTAGCGGCCGACGATCAGGCGGTCGGTGAGGTCCTGCGACGGCAGGGGAGCGGGGCTGGCCACGCGGCGGCCACCGTACCCCCGGCCCACCCGCCGGAGCCGTTCACTCCTGGGCGCCGTCCCGGACCTGGAACACGACCCCCATGGCCCCCCGGCCGGCGTGGGTGCCGATGACCGGGCCGATCTCGCCGACCACCACCTCGCCGTCGTAGAGCGGGCCGAGGCGGGCGACGAAGTCGTCCACGTCGTCGGCGTCGGCGTGCATGACGGCCAGGTTCTCGACCCGGCCCTGCTGGCGCACCTTGTCCACGAGGTAGGCGAGCGCCTTGGTCCTCGTGCGCTGGCGGGACTCGGGCTCGACCTTGCCGTCGCGCACCTCGATCACCGGCTTGATCGACAGCAGCGACCCGAGCGCGGCCTGGGCGCCGCCGATGCGGCCGCCCTTCTTGAGGTTGTCGAGCGTGTCGAGGGCGCCGTAGACGCGGGTGCGGGCGACGAGGTCCTCGACGGCGGTGGCCACCGTGTCGAGGTCGCGCCCGTCGGCGGCCAGGCGGGCGGCGGTCACGGCCATCATCCCGAGGCCCATGGTCACCGAGCGGGAGTCGACCACCCGCACGGCGAGGTCGCCGGCCACGGCCTTGGCCGCCACCTCGGCGGCCTGGATGGTCGCCGACAGCGCACCCGACAGCGCGACGCACACGATGCCGTCGGCGCCCTGGTCGGCGAGGCGCCGGTAGGCGGCCTCGAACTCGCCGGGCGGCGGGGCGGCCGTCTCCGGGAGGACGGCCGAGCGGGCGCACCTGGCCCAGAACTCCTTGGTCGACAGCTCCCGCCGGTCGACCAGCTCCTCCTCGCCGAACCGCACGCTCAGCGGCACGATCTCGATGCCCAGCTGGTCCGCCAGCTCCTGGGGCAGGTCGCACGAGCTGTCGGTCACGATGCGCACGGGCATGGACCGCGGAGGTTAGTCCTGGCCCGGCGCGGCGGCCCCCACGAGGCGGCGCCGCCGGCGGGTGCCGCGCCAGTGCCGCGCCCACCACGCCAGCAGGAACACGAGCGCCCCGGCCGACAGCACGATGCCGACCCCCGACACGGCCGTCGACCGCACCGTCAGCCGGGTCGTGCCCAGCTGGAGCAGGCCGTCCGGGGAGGTCAGGCGCACTTCGACCCGGCTGGTGCCCGAGGTCCTGGCCTCGACGACGACCTCGAGGCGGGTCGTCCCCTCGGCCAGCTCCAGCGGGAACGACTCGCCCTCGGGGAAGGCCAGCTTGTTGTCGCTGTCGAGCTGGACGGTGACGTCGACGGGGTAGCCCGCGTCGTTGCGGAACGTCAGCGGCAGCCGCCCCCGGCGGGCGGTGATCGTGATCGAGCGGTTGCCGGGCACCTGGACGGCGCCGGTCTCCCGGTCGATGGCGGCGACCACGGCGTCGACGTAGTCGTCGCGCTGCTCGGGGGTGAGCGCCTCGGACCCCGACACGAGGAGGCGGCGCTCGAGCTCGTCGAAGCGGGGGTTGACCGGCCCGATCATCGACCGGTAGCCGACGAGCGCGAGGCGGGTGAGGCGGAGGCGGTCGGCGTACCCGGCGAGCGACGGCGCCGGCGCGGCGGGGAGGAGGTCCCTGGTCAGCCGTTCGCCGGACGCGTCGACGGCCGGGGCGACGTCGCGGAACAGCTCGTCGACGTCGACCGGGCGGACCACCGAGGCGGGCGAGGCCAGGCCGGCGAGCAGCGCGTCGAGGAAGGCGGCGTCGGGCGCCCAGGTGTCGGGGGCCACGACGGCCACGCCCCTGACCGTGCCCGGCGAGTCGAAGAAGAGGACGGCGAGGTCGGCGAGGAGGCGGTGGGCGTTGAGGACCGGGTCGGCGGTGGCCGTGAAGTGGGCGGCCAGGCCGGCGTCGGCGGCGACGGCCGCCTGGGCCCGGTCGGTCTCGCCCCTCACCGTGAACGGCGAGGTCAGGGTGCGGTTGAACACGGTCTCGTCGAGGGGCTGGAGGGTCGCCTCGGGCAGCACCACCTGATCGACGCCGAGGTCCCGGAGCTGGGCCAGCGCGGCCGGCGTGGTCGTCGGCCCGGCGATCCAGGTCCTGGCGTCGGGGCGCACCGACAGCTGGTCGGCGATCACGTCGGTGCCCCTGGTCAGCTCGGCGCCGGCCTCGGGCCCGAGCCCGGCGGCCACCCAGGCGGGCAGGTCGAGGTCGACGTACGGGCGCCCGAGCACCTGGCGGTCGTCGACGGCCGAGCGCAGGGCGTCGAGCACGCCGACCTGGGCGTCGGTGCCGCCGGCCAGGGCGTCGACGGTCTCGGGCGTCGGCGCCAGGGTGAGGGCGACGTCGGGGTGGGTGTCGAGGGCGTCGGCCAGGACGCCGAGGGCGGCCTCGGCGTCCGGCGACACCTCGGTGCCGCCCTCGGGGGTGAGGCTCGGCGGGGCGCGGAAGGGGAGCACGAGGGCGGCCAGCAGGTCGGGCGACTCGTCGTCGCCGCCGGGCACGACCACCAGGTGGGTGACGACCCGGGTGAGGGACTCGGCCGAGGCCGGGGTGCGCAGGTCGAGGGTGACGGGGTGGACGCCGCCACCCGTGCCGAGGTCGAGGCCGCCGGCGCCGAGGTCCACCGCCACCTCGGCGGTGCCGTTCCCGTCGGGGTCGGCCTCGTCCCACGCCCGGGCCACGACGGCCACCGGCGAGCCCAGCTGCTCGCCGTCCAGGGTCGCCGCGAACGTGGACCTGAACGTCACCCTCCCGTAGACCGTCAGCGCCAGCTCGACCTCGCCCGTGTCGGCCGGCAGCCCGTCGGCGCTCACCCTGGCCCGGAACTCGCCGTCGGGCCGGGACCAGGCGGTCTGCTCGACGAGCGCCAGCCGGGGCGCGCCGCCCTCCTGGGCGCCCGCCGGCACGGGCGCCGGCAGCACGGCCACGGCGGCGGCCAGGGCCGCGGCGACGACCGCCGCCGCCCGCCGGGCGCTCACGGCGGCGGGAGGCGGCGCTCGGCCGACGGGTCGAGCACCGTCCACAGCACGGCCAGCCCGCCGGGCTGGAGGCGGAACCCGAGGCGCAGGTAGAGGCGCAGGGCGGCCTCGTTCTGCTCCTGGGTGTTGACGACGGCCCGCTCCCCGCCGTGCCGGCGCATCCACCGCAGCCCGTCGACCACGAGGGCGGCGCCGATGCCCCGGCCGTGGTGGTCGGGGTGCACGGCCAGGCGCTGGAGGTACCCCCTGGCGCCGGCCCGGCCCGAGACGGCGTACCCGACGAGGGTCGGGTCGACGGCCACCCGGAGCCGGCTGGCCGGGGTGGCCGAGATCGCCTCCTGGAGGCCGGGGCCGTCGAGGCGCCAGAACGGCGGGAAGGCCAGCTGGTCGACGGCGAGGACGGCCCGCCGGTCGGTCCGGTGGCCCCGGCGGAGGCGGACCTCGGCCGGCACCTCGGGCTCGTCGGGCAGGTCGGACAGGTCCCGCGCCAGCAGGTGGAGCCGCTCCCGCACCGTGAAGCCGGCGGCGAGGAACCCGGCCTGCTCGGGCGGGGTCAGCGCGGCGGTGACGACCTCGACCACCCCGTGGCCGGCCAGGCGGGCGAGGCAGCGCCGGACGGCGGCCGTCGGCACGGCGGCGTCGGCCTGCGGCGCCAGGTACCCGACGCTGGGGTCGCTGCGCCAGCGGCTGACCCGCAGCCGCTCCTCGGTCCAGGACCGGGTGTCCAGCCGGCTCACCGGGGACGGGCGGGGAGACTGGTCATCCTCGGGCCGAGGATACGGCCGCCCGCCGGTCGGGCCGGGGCACGCGGCGGTAGCCTCCGTCGCGGTGGCCGTCCTGTTCTCCACGTCACCGCGCTACCTCGACCACGACACCGGCGTCGGGCACCCGGAGCGGCCCGCCCGCCTGGACGCGGTGGTCGCCGGCGTGAAGGCGGCCGGCGTGGGCGAGGCCCTCGTCCCGGTCAGCCCCCGCCCGGCGACGACCGAGGAGCTGACGAGGGTCCACAGCGAGCGCTTCGTCGCCGCCGTCGAGCGCCTCTGCGGGGGCGGCGGCGGCCGCATCGACGCCGACACGGTGGCCGGGGCGTCGTCCTACGAGGTCGCCGCCCTCGCCGCCGGCGCCGGCCTCGACGCGGTGGAGCGCCTGGAGCGGGGCGAGGCCGACGCCGCCTTCTGCGCCGTGCGCCCGCCCGGCCACCACGCCACCGCCACCCGGGCCATGGGCTTCTGCCTGTTCAACAACGTCGCCGTCACGGCGGCGGCGCTGGCCGACCGGGGCGAGCGGGTGCTCGTCGTCGACTACGACGCCCACCACGGCAACGGCACCCAGGACGTGTTCTACGAGGACCCGAGGGTCGTCTACGTCTCGATGCACGAGTGGCCGCTCTACCCGGGCACGGGCACGCTCGACGAGACCGGGCGGGGCGACGGCGCCGGCGCCACCGTCAACCTGCCGTTCCCGGCCGGGACCACCGGCGACGTCTACCTCGCCGCCCTCGACGAGGTCGTGCTGCCCCTCGCCGAGGCCTTCCGGCCGACGTGGCTGCTCCTCTCGGCCGGCTTCGACGCCCACCGCCGCGACCCGCTCACCGGGCTGGCGCTCTCGGCCGGCGACTACGCCGACCTGACCGCCCGCCTCGCCGCGCTGGTCCCGCCGGGCCGTCGCCTCGCCTTCCTCGAGGGGGGCTACGACCTCGAGGGGCTGGCCTCCTCGGCCGGCGCCTGCCTCGCCGCGCTGGCCGGCGGATCGTGGCGCCCGGAGCCGGCCACGAACGGCGGTCCCGGCCGGGCCGTGGTGGCCGCGGCCGCCCTCCGCCGGCAGCGCGATTCCCTCAACGACCCCACCTGACCGGGCGATAGGGATGCACGGCCGAGCTCGGCCGCCCATCCGCGACCGCCGACGAAGGGGAACAGAGGGGACACCTTGTGGTCGACCTGAGCACGCTCCTGGCGCACCTCATGGAGCAGCGCGGATCTGACCTGCACGTCAAGGTCGGCGGCCCTCCCCGCGTCAGGGTGGACGGGAAGCTCGTCGCCGCGCCGTTCGACCCCGTCACCCCCGCCGACGTCGACCGCATCGCCAGGGAGATCCTCCCGCCGGGCCGGGCCCAGGAGTTCACCGAGACGGCCGAGGCCGACTTCGCCCACAGCCTCCCCGGCGTCGGCCGCTTCCGGGTCAACGTGCACCGCCAGCGGGGGACGGTCGGGCTCGTGTTCCGGGTGGTCACCCCCGGGATGCCGACCTACGACGCGCTGGCCATGCCGCCGGTCGTCACCCGCCTGGTCGACACCCTGCGGGGCCTCGTGCTCGTCACCGGCCCGGCCTCGTCGGGCAAGACGACCACGGTCGCGGCGCTGCTCGACCACCTGAACCAGCGGGTCGAGGCCCACATCATCACGATCGAGGACCCGATCGAGGTGCTGCACCCCGACAAGCAGTCGATCGTCACCCAGCGGGAGATCGGGACCGACACGATCGGCTTCGCCGACGCCCTCCGCCGGGCCACCCGCCAGGACCCGGACGTGATCTACCTGTCCGAGGTGCCCGACGCCGAGGTCATGTGGCTGGCGCTGACGGCCGCCGACACCGGCAACCTCGTGATCTCGACCATGCGGACGACCAGCGCGGTCGAGACGGTGAAGCGGGTGGTCGACTTCTTCCCGTCCCAGCAGCACCGCCAGGTGCGGCTGCTGCTGGCCCACTCGCTGCGGGGCGTGATCAGCCAGCGGCTGCTGGAGCGGGCCGACGGCAAGGGCAGGACGCCGGCCGTGGAGGTGCTGGTCGGCACCAACCGGGTGTACGACGCCATCGTCGACGGCAACGACGACGCCCTCGAGCAGCTGATCAGCGAGGGCGAGTACTACGGGATGCAGACCTTCGACCAGAGCCTGTTCGACCTCTACAAGGACGGCATGGTGAGCCTGCGCGACGCGCTGGCGGCCGCGTCCCGGCCCGAGGACCTGCGCATCGCCCTCCAGGCCGCCGGCCTGACGGCGCCGTACTGAGCCAGGCGGCCGGTCCCGCCCCGGTCGCTACGGTGGGGCCGTGGTCCCCGAGCGGCTCCGGGCCGTGCTCGACGAGGTCCGCCCGCTGGCCGAGCGCTTCGAGCGGGCCGGGCGGCGCGTCTACCTCGTCGGCGGGGTGGTCAGGGACCTGCTGCTCGGCCGGGAGCTGAGCGGCGACCTCGACCTCACCACCGACGCCCGCCCCGACGAGACCAGGCGGGTCGTCGCCGGCTGGGCCGACGCCGTGTGGGCCCAGGGCGAGCGGTTCGGCACGGTGGCGATGAAGAAGGACGGGCGCACCTACGAGGTGACGACCCACCGGGCCGACGCCTACCGGCCCGACTCCCGCAAGCCCGACGTGGCCTTCGCCGACGCCGTCGACGCCGACCTCTCCCGGCGGGACTTCACGGTCAACGCCATGGCCATCGCCCTGCCCGAGCCCCGCCTGATCGACCCGTTCGGCGGCGCCGCCGACCTCGCCGCCGGGCGCCTGCGGACCCCGCTCGACCCCGAGGTGTCCTTCGGCGACGACCCGCTGCGCATGCTCAGGGCCGCCCGCTTCCTCGCCGGCTACGGGCTGGTGCCCGAGCCCGAGCTGGTGGCCGCCGTGCGGGCCATGCACCCCCGCCTGGAGATCGTGTCGGCCGAGCGGGTCCGCGACGAGCTCGACAAGCTGGTGACGGTCCCCGAGCCGGGCGCCGGCCTGTGGTTCCTCTGCGACACGGGCCTGGCCGACGAGTTCCTCCCCGAGCTGCCCGGGCTGCGGCTGGAGCAGGACCCGATCCACCGGCACAAGGACGTGCTGGCCCACACGATCGCCGTCGTCGAGAAGGTCCGCCCCGAGCACCGGGTCACCCGCCTGGCCGCCCTGTTCCACGACGTCGGCAAGCCGAAGACCCGCTCGATCGGCCCCGGCGGGGTCAGCTTCCACCACCACGAGGTGGTCGGGGCCCGCATGACCCGCGAGCGGATGCAGGCGCTGCGCTACCCGACTGACGACGTCGAGCAGGTCAGCCGCCTCGTGTTCCTCCACCTGCGGTTCCACACCTACAAGATGGGGTGGACCGACAGCGCCGTCCGCCGGTTCGTGCGCGACGCCGGCGACCAGCTCGACGAGCTCATCGAGCTGACGAGGTGCGACTGCACGACCCGCAACCTGCGCAAGGCCAAGGCCCTCGACCGGCGCATGGACGAGCTCGAGGAGC harbors:
- a CDS encoding protein kinase, with the protein product MASPAPLPSQDLTDRLIVGRYRLVRRLATGGMAQVWEGVDEVLARPVAVKILHAHLAADRSFVERFRAEAIAAARLSHPSIVSIFDTCSDDGVEAIVMELVRGATLRDRLDRSGPLAPSDAIDVIGQVADALEVAHRRGVVHRDVKPANILLSEDGRVMVGDFGIAKAVDIGDLTETGAMLGTAKYLSPEQVGGEPVTPRSDVYSLGVVLYEVLTGRAPFEADSEVATALARLHRDPLPPRSVRAGVPRRLEAVVLRAMAREAQARYATAGDFRAALLAADPGRDGDLTAWTAPEPHTPPTGAPSFRQTERRWLVPVVLVVLLAVGLGVAGVLLSRTGTGQDLFGRARDAVGVDPGPGTQPPPSAIVEVTILDPPPGDGRENDEDVGRLLDGDPSTAWTSEGYEQRTLAGKPGVGLVLRLDRAGRAGTLRVVAQSTGWAASVYVAEQPGTTLEDWGQPVAARDALGDTAEFDLGEAEGSYLLLWVTDPGELGSDGRYRVILDELSLG
- a CDS encoding DegV family protein, yielding MPVRIVTDSSCDLPQELADQLGIEIVPLSVRFGEEELVDRRELSTKEFWARCARSAVLPETAAPPPGEFEAAYRRLADQGADGIVCVALSGALSATIQAAEVAAKAVAGDLAVRVVDSRSVTMGLGMMAVTAARLAADGRDLDTVATAVEDLVARTRVYGALDTLDNLKKGGRIGGAQAALGSLLSIKPVIEVRDGKVEPESRQRTRTKALAYLVDKVRQQGRVENLAVMHADADDVDDFVARLGPLYDGEVVVGEIGPVIGTHAGRGAMGVVFQVRDGAQE
- a CDS encoding DUF6049 family protein codes for the protein MSARRAAAVVAAALAAAVAVLPAPVPAGAQEGGAPRLALVEQTAWSRPDGEFRARVSADGLPADTGEVELALTVYGRVTFRSTFAATLDGEQLGSPVAVVARAWDEADPDGNGTAEVAVDLGAGGLDLGTGGGVHPVTLDLRTPASAESLTRVVTHLVVVPGGDDESPDLLAALVLPFRAPPSLTPEGGTEVSPDAEAALGVLADALDTHPDVALTLAPTPETVDALAGGTDAQVGVLDALRSAVDDRQVLGRPYVDLDLPAWVAAGLGPEAGAELTRGTDVIADQLSVRPDARTWIAGPTTTPAALAQLRDLGVDQVVLPEATLQPLDETVFNRTLTSPFTVRGETDRAQAAVAADAGLAAHFTATADPVLNAHRLLADLAVLFFDSPGTVRGVAVVAPDTWAPDAAFLDALLAGLASPASVVRPVDVDELFRDVAPAVDASGERLTRDLLPAAPAPSLAGYADRLRLTRLALVGYRSMIGPVNPRFDELERRLLVSGSEALTPEQRDDYVDAVVAAIDRETGAVQVPGNRSITITARRGRLPLTFRNDAGYPVDVTVQLDSDNKLAFPEGESFPLELAEGTTRLEVVVEARTSGTSRVEVRLTSPDGLLQLGTTRLTVRSTAVSGVGIVLSAGALVFLLAWWARHWRGTRRRRRLVGAAAPGQD
- a CDS encoding GNAT family N-acetyltransferase, whose product is MSRLDTRSWTEERLRVSRWRSDPSVGYLAPQADAAVPTAAVRRCLARLAGHGVVEVVTAALTPPEQAGFLAAGFTVRERLHLLARDLSDLPDEPEVPAEVRLRRGHRTDRRAVLAVDQLAFPPFWRLDGPGLQEAISATPASRLRVAVDPTLVGYAVSGRAGARGYLQRLAVHPDHHGRGIGAALVVDGLRWMRRHGGERAVVNTQEQNEAALRLYLRLGFRLQPGGLAVLWTVLDPSAERRLPPP
- a CDS encoding histone deacetylase, giving the protein MAVLFSTSPRYLDHDTGVGHPERPARLDAVVAGVKAAGVGEALVPVSPRPATTEELTRVHSERFVAAVERLCGGGGGRIDADTVAGASSYEVAALAAGAGLDAVERLERGEADAAFCAVRPPGHHATATRAMGFCLFNNVAVTAAALADRGERVLVVDYDAHHGNGTQDVFYEDPRVVYVSMHEWPLYPGTGTLDETGRGDGAGATVNLPFPAGTTGDVYLAALDEVVLPLAEAFRPTWLLLSAGFDAHRRDPLTGLALSAGDYADLTARLAALVPPGRRLAFLEGGYDLEGLASSAGACLAALAGGSWRPEPATNGGPGRAVVAAAALRRQRDSLNDPT